In Pseudomonas sp. P5_109, the genomic window CTTGCTGCCCAGTGACAGGCACAGCGTGCGGTCGCCTTCGAGCTGGCAATTGAACTGGATTTCGTCGGCCACCACATTCAGACGAAAGTAGCGCTGGTAATACTCGGTCAGCTCGAAGTGCTCCGGGGCCACTTCCGACAGGCGATACAGCCCGGTGCGCGATTGCTCGCGGCAGGCGATGTAGAACGGGTCGAGCAGGTACAGGCCACGCAGGTAATCCTGGAACAACGGGTCGGGGCCGCCGTCCTCGCCGGGACATTCGGCGAACACCTGCGGGCGCTGGTCGGCGCTGAAAAGCAGGGCCACCCAGCTGTCGAAGGGCACGTACTGATCCAGTAGACGTACAAGCTGGGTCCAGAAATTGGGCTTGTCCAGGGCGTCGATCAGTTGCCCCACCGAGCGGTGCCAGGCGATGTCGTCCAACGAGAGTGTCATGCATCTACCCCTATCGTGTTACCCCAGCGGCGTAATTCCCCGCCCGGTTGCTTGCTGCGCATACTGGCGCACAGACACTGACCGGGCAATCTTTCTGCCGCCCGGCCCATAACAAGGAATACCCATGAAGGTCGAACTCGCCCAATTGGCAGGCCGTGACAACGATACGGCTTACAACCTCGAACGCACCCTGGCGGCCATTGCTGCATGCGCAGTCGACACGCAATTGATCATGTTTCCTGAAGGCCACCTGATGGGCTTCCCTTCGGCCGAGACCGTGGCCGAGGTGGCCGAGGCGCTGGAGGGTCCCTCCGTCAGTGCGGTGATCGCCGCCGCCCGCGAGCGCAAAATTGCCGTGGCCATCGGCATGGCCGAAAACGACAACGGCCGTTTCTATAACACCACGCTGCTGATCACCCCCGAAGGCATCGCGCTGAAGTACCGCAAGACTCACTTGTGGGCCTCGGATCGCGGTGTCTACGAGGCGGGCGATCGCTACGCCACCTGCCTGTGGAACGGCGTGCGCGTAGGCCTGCTGATTTGCTACGACATCGAATTCCCCGAAAGCGCCCGCGCCCTGGCGCAACTGGGTGCGGAACTATTGATCGTCACCAACGGCAACATGGACCCGTACGGCCCGACCCACCGCACCGCGATCATGGCCCGCGCCCAGGAAAACCAGGCCTTTGCGCTGATGGTCAACCGGGTGGAAGAGGGTGACGGTGGTTTGTTGTTTGCCGGCGGCAGTGCGTTGGTCGATCCGCTGGGCGCCTTGTTGTTCGAAGCCGGACGCGAGGAAGGGCAGTTCGCGGTGGAGCTGGACCTGAACCAGCTGACAGCGGCGCGCCAGGATTATCGCTACCTGGATGATCAGCGGCTGAGGTTGCCGGGGGACGTGGTTGAGCATGTTTCAGGATTGCGCGAGCTGCTGATTCCCAAGAGCTGATCCGGGTTCTTTTTGGTTTGTACTGGCCCCTTCGCGAGCAAGCCCGCTCCCACATTGGTTGTGTGAACGCCCGAGATCAAATGTGGGAGCGGGCTTGCTCGCGAAGAGGCCCTGACAGACGACACACCTATTTGCCAGTTGAACCAAGAACAACAACGCAACACCCGTAATTTGCGCCGAACTCGGCTCTGCCATAAATCCAATAAAATTCGGAGTAGTCGCTCATGGCTCGTTTGCAACGCACCCTGTCACTGGGGTCGGTGGTGCTGTTTGGCATCGCCTACATGACACCGATCATTGTGCTCGGCACCTTTGGCATCCTCGCCCAATCCACCGCCGGCATGGTGCCCGCCGCGTACCTTGCGGCGCTGGTGGCGATGTTTTTCACCGCCATGAGCTACGGGCGCATGGCCTCGGCCTTCCCGGTGGCCGGCTCGGCCTACAGCTATGTGCGCAAGGCCATCAGCCCGAAACTCGGGTTCATTGCCGGTTGGGCGGTGCTGCTCGATTACCTGTTCCTGCCGATGGCGATCTGGCTGATCGGC contains:
- a CDS encoding helix-turn-helix transcriptional regulator translates to MTLSLDDIAWHRSVGQLIDALDKPNFWTQLVRLLDQYVPFDSWVALLFSADQRPQVFAECPGEDGGPDPLFQDYLRGLYLLDPFYIACREQSRTGLYRLSEVAPEHFELTEYYQRYFRLNVVADEIQFNCQLEGDRTLCLSLGSKQRFSGQQIALLSLIQPWVLGLLRQRLPYEINEVVALAPAPPQADWRVQLEASVQQLKGAQLTVRELDVGRLMLSGCSSKEIARKLEISVETVKVHKKHMYSKLGIKSQSELFSIFLQAQNA
- a CDS encoding carbon-nitrogen hydrolase family protein — protein: MKVELAQLAGRDNDTAYNLERTLAAIAACAVDTQLIMFPEGHLMGFPSAETVAEVAEALEGPSVSAVIAAARERKIAVAIGMAENDNGRFYNTTLLITPEGIALKYRKTHLWASDRGVYEAGDRYATCLWNGVRVGLLICYDIEFPESARALAQLGAELLIVTNGNMDPYGPTHRTAIMARAQENQAFALMVNRVEEGDGGLLFAGGSALVDPLGALLFEAGREEGQFAVELDLNQLTAARQDYRYLDDQRLRLPGDVVEHVSGLRELLIPKS